A single window of Maribacter algicola DNA harbors:
- a CDS encoding pyridoxal phosphate-dependent aminotransferase: MPKISQKGLAMPQSPIRKLVPFAESAKKKGATVIHLNIGQPDIRTPQIALDAVKKNNIKVLEYSRTEGSESYREKIAAYYHKNQIEVTANDIIVTTGGSEALSFAMGSIADTDDEVIIPEPFYANYNGFATASGIKVVPVVSKIENNFALPPIEDFEKLITAKTKAILICNPGNPTGYLYSEEEIKKLAKIVVEHDLFLIADEVYREFVYDDRQHYSILQEPSLANHGIIVDSVSKRYSMCGARIGFLVSKNQEVISTAIKFAQARLSPPTYAQIASEAALETPQSYFDEVKTEYESRRNLLISELEKLDGVVVAKPQGAFYCIAELPIEDADDFAQWLLEDFRVDNETVMVAPAAGFYATEGLGKNQIRIAYVLDRPTLKRAVHILGEALKTYIG; encoded by the coding sequence ATGCCTAAGATTTCCCAAAAAGGGCTGGCCATGCCGCAATCCCCCATTAGAAAATTGGTTCCCTTTGCGGAAAGTGCCAAAAAAAAAGGTGCAACCGTGATCCATCTGAATATTGGACAACCTGATATTAGGACCCCTCAAATTGCCTTGGATGCGGTTAAAAAAAACAATATTAAGGTGTTGGAGTACAGCAGGACGGAGGGTTCTGAAAGTTACAGGGAGAAAATAGCGGCCTACTACCATAAGAATCAAATCGAGGTTACGGCCAATGATATTATAGTTACCACTGGCGGTTCCGAAGCACTTTCCTTTGCCATGGGAAGTATAGCGGATACGGATGATGAAGTTATCATTCCAGAACCATTCTATGCCAACTACAATGGTTTTGCCACGGCAAGCGGTATTAAGGTGGTTCCGGTTGTATCCAAAATCGAGAATAACTTTGCACTGCCGCCCATAGAGGATTTTGAAAAATTGATTACAGCCAAAACAAAGGCAATTCTCATTTGCAATCCTGGCAATCCCACAGGCTACCTGTATAGCGAGGAGGAAATCAAAAAGCTGGCAAAAATCGTAGTAGAGCATGATTTATTTCTTATTGCCGATGAGGTATACAGAGAGTTCGTGTACGACGACAGGCAGCACTATTCCATTCTACAGGAACCATCTTTGGCGAATCATGGGATCATAGTGGATTCAGTCTCCAAAAGATATAGTATGTGCGGAGCCCGTATTGGCTTCCTGGTATCAAAGAACCAAGAGGTAATCTCAACGGCCATAAAATTTGCACAGGCAAGACTTTCCCCCCCAACCTATGCCCAAATAGCGAGCGAAGCTGCTTTGGAAACACCCCAAAGTTATTTTGACGAGGTAAAAACGGAATATGAGTCCAGAAGGAACCTGCTGATTTCCGAACTTGAAAAACTGGACGGCGTAGTGGTGGCCAAACCACAAGGAGCCTTTTATTGCATCGCGGAACTTCCCATTGAGGATGCGGACGATTTTGCCCAATGGTTATTGGAGGATTTTAGGGTTGATAATGAAACTGTCATGGTAGCTCCCGCTGCGGGGTTTTATGCCACGGAAGGACTTGGCAAGAACCAAATACGGATTGCCTACGTTCTCGACCGTCCCACCCTTAAAAGGGCCGTTCACATTCTGGGCGAGGCACTTAAAACCTACATCGGTTGA
- the murB gene encoding UDP-N-acetylmuramate dehydrogenase has translation MEIYKNYSLKDYNTFGIDAKAKFFIEINSVQELQDILADDTYQNKFILGGGSNMLITQDIDALVIYVNIKGIHIQNEDEDFVKIKVMAGENWHEMVLWTLENNFGGLENMSLIPGNTGTAPIQNIGAYGVELKDVFVSCEAIRMADQKLVHFTKEECQFGYRDSFFKNEGKDQYVITSVTLKLTKKNHVLNTNYGAISEELARNNNMDPSIVDISNAVITIRNSKLPNPKELGNSGSFFKNPVISKEVFEDFIAKNPEAPFYKVSEEEFKIPAGWLIEQSGYKGKRFGDAGVHKKQALVLVNYGNAKGLDILNLAHKIIADVKSKFGITIQPEVNLIK, from the coding sequence ATGGAAATATACAAGAATTATTCCCTAAAGGACTACAATACCTTTGGTATTGATGCCAAGGCAAAATTCTTTATTGAAATAAACTCGGTTCAAGAACTCCAGGACATTCTGGCCGATGACACTTATCAAAATAAATTTATCTTGGGTGGTGGAAGCAATATGCTAATCACACAGGATATAGATGCCTTGGTCATCTATGTCAACATAAAAGGGATTCATATTCAAAATGAGGATGAGGACTTTGTAAAAATTAAGGTAATGGCCGGTGAAAACTGGCATGAAATGGTGTTATGGACCCTTGAAAATAATTTTGGAGGTCTTGAAAATATGTCTTTGATACCAGGAAATACGGGTACCGCACCCATTCAGAACATTGGTGCCTATGGAGTGGAGCTAAAGGATGTTTTTGTAAGTTGCGAGGCCATACGAATGGCAGACCAAAAGTTGGTACATTTTACAAAGGAAGAGTGCCAATTTGGGTACAGGGATTCCTTTTTTAAGAACGAAGGAAAGGATCAGTACGTGATTACTTCGGTAACATTAAAGCTTACCAAAAAGAACCACGTACTAAATACGAACTACGGTGCCATTAGCGAGGAATTGGCAAGGAACAACAACATGGACCCAAGTATAGTCGACATCTCGAACGCTGTCATAACTATTAGAAACAGTAAATTGCCCAACCCAAAGGAATTGGGCAATAGCGGAAGCTTTTTTAAGAATCCTGTCATATCCAAGGAAGTATTTGAGGATTTCATCGCTAAAAACCCTGAAGCTCCCTTTTATAAAGTTTCGGAAGAAGAATTTAAAATTCCTGCAGGTTGGCTCATTGAACAAAGTGGCTATAAGGGCAAACGGTTCGGAGATGCCGGGGTACACAAGAAACAAGCGTTGGTTTTGGTGAATTATGGCAATGCTAAAGGGCTTGATATTTTAAATTTGGCCCATAAAATTATTGCGGATGTGAAGTCTAAATTCGGCATTACCATTCAACCCGAGGTTAATCTAATAAAATAA
- a CDS encoding RNA polymerase sigma factor, whose translation MSILLEKHIVELLQERNDKAISLLYDNYGDTLLGVANKVLRNEELAQDVLQESFVKIWKKADSYDPTKAKLFTWLFRITRNTAIDKLRSLNTKSDKEIQIDVSDVYNLGVESTRPEFMDVQEHLDKIEEKYQIVLDALFFQGMTQQEASEELDIPLGTIKSRLKIGLRELRKVYGPAVLLLLLNIV comes from the coding sequence ATGAGCATACTACTGGAAAAACATATTGTTGAACTATTGCAGGAGCGGAACGATAAAGCAATTTCCCTTCTTTATGACAACTATGGGGATACACTTCTGGGAGTTGCCAACAAGGTCCTTAGAAACGAGGAACTTGCCCAAGATGTTTTGCAGGAGAGCTTCGTGAAAATTTGGAAAAAGGCCGACTCCTACGATCCCACGAAGGCTAAGCTTTTTACATGGTTGTTCCGTATTACCAGGAATACGGCCATTGATAAATTGAGAAGTTTGAACACAAAATCGGATAAGGAAATCCAAATAGACGTTTCTGACGTATATAATTTAGGTGTTGAAAGTACAAGACCGGAATTCATGGACGTTCAAGAACATCTGGATAAAATTGAGGAAAAGTATCAAATCGTTTTAGATGCTTTGTTTTTCCAAGGAATGACGCAGCAGGAGGCAAGCGAAGAATTGGACATTCCTTTGGGAACGATTAAATCCAGGTTAAAAATTGGCTTACGTGAATTAAGGAAAGTCTACGGGCCTGCGGTACTTTTGCTTCTATTGAATATCGTGTAA
- a CDS encoding anti-sigma factor has protein sequence MKDKIKNFLEGDLLESYLLGTTTEMETMKVEQYIAMYPEVREAYNELQKSLEIFAKLHAIKSPEGLKEKITARIKSEQVGRKKFFRFAIAASIVAMIFAGSSYFYWDQNQNLQEENSMVSNKIKLLEADMKQQLEDVRNQFIVLNNPSTRKYNVNGNKKAKELKAVAYINPVKKLSYINVSNLPHLPEDQCFQMWAEVNGEMLNLGIIEEAGDSQKLLALPYAENAMGYITIEPKGGNQIPTVDNIVANIAY, from the coding sequence ATGAAAGATAAAATTAAAAATTTCTTGGAGGGCGATTTATTGGAGAGCTATCTACTGGGTACCACTACGGAAATGGAAACCATGAAGGTGGAACAATACATAGCTATGTATCCAGAGGTACGTGAAGCTTATAATGAATTGCAGAAAAGCTTGGAAATTTTCGCCAAACTGCACGCCATTAAATCTCCTGAAGGCCTAAAGGAAAAGATTACGGCGCGCATAAAATCAGAACAGGTAGGAAGAAAGAAATTCTTCAGGTTTGCCATCGCTGCAAGTATCGTGGCAATGATATTCGCAGGATCGTCTTACTTCTATTGGGACCAAAACCAGAATTTACAGGAGGAAAATTCCATGGTCAGCAACAAGATTAAATTGCTTGAAGCGGATATGAAACAACAATTGGAAGATGTTAGAAACCAATTCATCGTTCTTAACAATCCAAGCACTAGAAAATACAATGTAAACGGCAACAAAAAGGCTAAGGAATTGAAAGCCGTGGCCTACATTAACCCCGTTAAGAAGTTATCCTATATCAACGTAAGCAACCTTCCCCATTTACCAGAAGACCAATGTTTTCAGATGTGGGCAGAGGTTAATGGCGAAATGTTGAATTTGGGCATTATCGAAGAGGCGGGTGACAGTCAAAAACTGTTGGCACTTCCTTATGCTGAAAATGCAATGGGTTATATTACCATAGAACCTAAAGGTGGTAATCAAATCCCTACGGTTGACAATATTGTAGCAAATATTGCCTATTAG
- a CDS encoding membrane or secreted protein: MKLILLTVGLLALAFSGIAIKIWAKKDGKFAGTCASQSPYLNKDGQACSMCGKLPEEQDCKQEATSM, from the coding sequence ATGAAACTTATACTCCTCACAGTTGGACTTTTGGCATTGGCTTTCTCTGGAATAGCCATAAAAATATGGGCCAAAAAAGACGGAAAATTTGCAGGAACCTGTGCCAGCCAGAGTCCGTATCTTAATAAGGACGGACAAGCGTGCAGCATGTGCGGTAAATTGCCCGAAGAACAGGACTGCAAACAAGAAGCCACCTCCATGTAA
- a CDS encoding RNA polymerase sigma factor — protein sequence MTDEINDIIIKAKEGNQIAFSRLLDRFWNDVYGFQLKRTENENDAEDITIQTFSKAFDKIDTFDDQFTFKTWLITISKNIHIDLVRKRKKNLLDSRRNDDAIKGVHDDAPSMEDQLIQEQNLADLLRDIKSLKPHYQEVINLRYFNELSYADIAEKLNEPINNIKVKILRAKKLLAEVIRDKR from the coding sequence TTGACAGACGAAATCAATGACATTATCATCAAGGCCAAAGAAGGTAATCAGATAGCATTTAGTAGGTTACTGGACAGGTTTTGGAACGATGTTTATGGTTTTCAGTTAAAACGTACTGAAAACGAAAATGATGCGGAGGATATTACCATTCAAACCTTTTCCAAGGCTTTTGATAAAATCGACACCTTCGATGATCAGTTCACATTTAAGACTTGGTTGATTACAATATCAAAAAACATTCACATTGATTTGGTGAGAAAAAGAAAGAAAAACCTTTTGGATTCCCGAAGAAACGATGATGCCATAAAAGGTGTCCATGACGATGCCCCATCCATGGAGGACCAACTTATCCAAGAACAGAATCTAGCAGATTTGTTACGTGATATCAAAAGTTTAAAACCCCATTATCAAGAAGTAATAAATCTTAGATATTTCAATGAGCTCAGCTATGCAGATATCGCAGAAAAACTGAACGAACCCATTAACAATATCAAGGTCAAGATTCTTCGGGCCAAAAAGCTCCTGGCCGAAGTTATTAGAGACAAAAGATAG
- the lipA gene encoding lipoyl synthase: MSIAVKENVAPPKGKPKWLRVKLPTGKKYTQLRSLVDKYDLHTICTSGSCPNMGECWGEGTATFMILGNICTRSCGFCGVKTGRPEHVDWAEPEKVARSIKIMGIKHAVITSVDRDDLKDMGSIIWAETVKAIRRMNPNTTLETLIPDFQGVEKHLDRIIQVSPEVVSHNMETVKRLTREVRIQAKYERSLEVLRYLRANGVNRTKSGIMLGLGELEEEVIQTMRDLRDANVDVVTIGQYLQPSKKHLPVKEFITPEQFKKYEEIGLEMGFRHVESGALVRSSYKAHKHID, from the coding sequence ATGTCCATAGCAGTAAAAGAAAATGTAGCTCCCCCTAAGGGAAAACCTAAATGGTTAAGGGTAAAACTTCCAACGGGTAAGAAGTATACCCAACTTAGAAGTTTGGTGGACAAGTATGATTTGCATACGATATGTACATCGGGTAGTTGCCCAAACATGGGTGAATGTTGGGGAGAGGGCACTGCTACTTTCATGATTCTGGGTAATATTTGTACTAGATCCTGTGGTTTCTGTGGAGTCAAAACGGGACGTCCGGAACATGTGGATTGGGCCGAACCCGAGAAAGTGGCCCGTTCCATTAAAATCATGGGGATTAAGCATGCGGTAATTACCTCCGTAGATCGAGACGACCTCAAGGATATGGGGTCCATCATTTGGGCGGAAACGGTCAAAGCCATTCGAAGAATGAACCCCAATACCACTTTAGAGACCCTTATTCCCGATTTTCAAGGTGTAGAAAAGCACTTAGACAGAATCATTCAAGTTTCCCCAGAAGTGGTCTCCCACAATATGGAAACCGTTAAACGATTAACAAGGGAAGTACGAATACAGGCAAAATATGAACGTAGCTTGGAGGTATTGCGTTATTTGCGCGCCAATGGCGTCAACAGGACAAAGTCCGGCATAATGCTAGGTCTTGGCGAACTTGAGGAAGAGGTAATTCAAACAATGCGAGATCTAAGGGATGCAAATGTGGACGTGGTTACCATAGGACAGTATTTACAGCCATCAAAAAAACATCTTCCCGTAAAAGAATTCATTACCCCGGAACAGTTCAAAAAATACGAGGAAATAGGTCTTGAAATGGGATTTAGACATGTAGAAAGTGGTGCCTTGGTACGATCTTCCTACAAGGCACATAAACACATTGATTAA
- the gap gene encoding type I glyceraldehyde-3-phosphate dehydrogenase: protein MEKIRIGINGFGRIGRTFLRLVQAHPDLEVVAINDLANAQTLAHLLKYDSIHGIFKGSVHHGENHLMIHGKKVQLSNQSHPKDIDWGNDLVDIVIESTGKFKTLEVLEHHIKNGAKKVILSVPPLEQDIKMIVYGINESILTKEDHIISNASCTTNNAAPMIKVINDLCGIEQAYITTIHSYTSDQSLHDQPHKDLRRARAAGQSIVPTTTGAAKALTRIFPELEEVIGGCGIRVPVPNGSLTDITFNVKRNTTIQEINDTFEKVSKNELKNILYYTEDPIVSVDINNSSYSCTFDSLMTSVIGRMVKIIGWYDNETGYSSRIIDLIHLMATKKYI from the coding sequence ATGGAAAAAATTAGAATAGGAATCAACGGATTTGGAAGAATTGGCAGGACATTTCTTAGGTTGGTTCAAGCCCACCCAGATTTAGAAGTGGTAGCCATAAATGATTTAGCCAATGCGCAAACATTGGCCCACCTTCTAAAGTATGATAGTATCCATGGTATTTTCAAGGGTTCGGTCCATCATGGCGAAAACCATTTGATGATACATGGTAAAAAAGTGCAACTTTCCAACCAGTCGCATCCAAAAGATATTGATTGGGGTAATGATCTAGTCGACATAGTAATTGAAAGTACCGGAAAATTCAAAACCTTGGAGGTTTTGGAACACCATATTAAAAATGGTGCAAAAAAAGTTATCCTTTCCGTACCCCCCTTAGAGCAGGATATCAAAATGATCGTATATGGAATAAACGAGTCCATCTTAACAAAAGAGGACCATATTATTTCCAATGCATCCTGTACTACGAACAATGCCGCGCCCATGATAAAGGTTATCAATGACCTCTGCGGTATTGAACAAGCCTATATTACAACTATCCATTCCTATACTTCAGACCAGAGCTTGCACGACCAACCCCACAAGGATTTAAGAAGGGCAAGGGCCGCGGGCCAATCTATAGTGCCCACAACTACAGGAGCGGCAAAAGCCTTGACCAGGATCTTTCCAGAATTGGAAGAGGTCATTGGCGGTTGCGGAATACGAGTACCTGTACCAAATGGCTCATTGACAGATATTACTTTCAATGTTAAAAGAAATACCACAATACAGGAAATTAATGATACTTTTGAAAAAGTGTCAAAAAATGAACTAAAAAACATTCTTTATTACACGGAAGACCCTATTGTATCTGTGGATATAAACAATAGTTCTTATTCTTGTACGTTTGATTCTCTAATGACCTCGGTTATTGGGCGAATGGTAAAAATAATTGGCTGGTATGACAATGAAACCGGATATAGCAGTAGAATTATCGACCTTATTCATTTAATGGCAACGAAAAAGTACATTTGA
- a CDS encoding hybrid sensor histidine kinase/response regulator, protein MSLYSQDSVPVRNMDPYFDEARKLRNQNKIDLALETLDKAAEEAEKDEDVKGLIDCYHELALLYLKLDKESDTQFYWDRASVLLSDIAYPYGDAIHKYIEAILLFQADQSYQALFMLNEAKQLNNDRNFFNNILLTEAMVYMKLEKYESAAKNLNSLIVNSDIYEKDYLSTRAHLGLSELNYQKESFEESAKHGEEALALANNNGFFLEVRQANELLSKVYSKLGAYQKAWANSQNLLDIQDSLFTIDKVKVEAKTADKIRDDYKTELIARQDNTIQELKESQNRSELTAILTSAFLIIISLLAVSLYRNNQIKLKTNDLLQTKNRELQVARDGAVQAMEAKTNFLSTVSHELRTPLYAVTGLTHLLLEENPSDHQKEHLKALKFSGDYLLNFINDILHINKIDANKLEPLNMEFNLKKVINEVMDSLQQSAKENKTKLILDYDNEIPKHLMSDPLKLSQVFMNLIGNAIKFTRGGIVEVICKLKEKNGEDVTIYFEVKDNGIGISKEKQQSIFDGFEQGSIQINREYGGTGLGLTIVKSLLGLFESKIELQSTLGEGSSFIFEIDMKSKEELMDEVVFEITKGEYDFKGLHIMVVEDNKINQVITKKMLNKKEITCDIASSGEEAVMLAKENTYDAILMDIHMPGISGEEATIQIRTFDQTTPIIALTAISLDDSVESFYAAGCNDVVTKPFKPEIFYQKIGENIFDKKIRTSLS, encoded by the coding sequence GTGTCCCTCTATTCTCAAGATTCAGTTCCCGTTCGTAATATGGACCCCTATTTTGATGAGGCCAGAAAACTCAGAAATCAGAATAAGATCGACCTGGCCCTAGAGACCTTGGACAAAGCCGCGGAAGAGGCAGAAAAAGATGAAGATGTAAAAGGATTGATCGATTGTTATCACGAGCTGGCCCTGCTCTATCTTAAATTGGATAAAGAAAGTGATACCCAATTCTATTGGGATCGTGCCAGTGTTTTACTTTCGGATATAGCTTATCCCTACGGGGATGCCATTCATAAATACATTGAGGCAATTCTGCTCTTTCAGGCAGATCAAAGCTACCAGGCCTTGTTTATGTTGAACGAAGCGAAACAGTTGAACAACGACAGAAATTTTTTCAACAATATTTTACTTACCGAAGCAATGGTATATATGAAGTTGGAAAAATATGAAAGCGCCGCCAAAAACCTCAATTCCTTGATAGTCAACTCAGATATTTACGAAAAGGACTATTTATCCACCCGGGCTCATTTAGGCTTATCCGAATTAAATTACCAAAAGGAAAGTTTTGAGGAGAGTGCCAAACATGGGGAAGAGGCTTTGGCCCTGGCCAACAACAATGGATTCTTTTTGGAGGTAAGGCAGGCAAATGAACTTTTATCAAAAGTGTACAGTAAATTGGGAGCCTACCAAAAGGCATGGGCCAATAGCCAGAATTTATTGGACATCCAAGACTCCTTATTTACCATTGACAAGGTAAAGGTAGAAGCCAAAACAGCCGATAAAATAAGGGATGACTACAAGACTGAACTGATTGCAAGACAGGACAATACAATCCAAGAACTGAAAGAGTCCCAAAATAGGTCAGAATTAACAGCTATTTTAACATCGGCCTTTCTAATTATAATTTCACTATTGGCAGTTTCCCTGTATAGAAACAACCAGATTAAATTAAAGACAAACGATCTTTTACAGACAAAAAACAGGGAGTTACAAGTCGCCAGGGATGGGGCGGTACAGGCCATGGAGGCAAAGACGAACTTTCTTTCCACTGTGAGCCATGAATTAAGAACTCCCCTATATGCCGTAACGGGACTCACCCACCTACTTTTGGAAGAAAATCCATCCGATCATCAAAAAGAACATTTAAAAGCCTTGAAGTTTTCTGGGGATTATCTTTTGAACTTTATCAATGATATTCTTCATATCAATAAAATCGATGCCAATAAACTGGAGCCACTGAATATGGAGTTCAACCTTAAAAAGGTCATTAATGAAGTGATGGATTCCCTACAGCAAAGTGCCAAGGAAAACAAGACCAAATTGATTTTGGATTACGACAATGAAATTCCAAAACATTTGATGAGCGACCCATTAAAACTTTCCCAAGTCTTTATGAACCTCATTGGTAACGCGATTAAGTTTACTAGGGGTGGAATCGTTGAGGTAATTTGTAAACTAAAGGAAAAGAACGGGGAAGATGTTACCATTTATTTTGAGGTAAAGGACAACGGAATTGGTATTTCCAAGGAAAAACAGCAAAGCATTTTTGATGGTTTTGAGCAAGGCTCCATACAAATCAATAGAGAATATGGTGGAACCGGACTGGGCCTTACCATTGTAAAAAGCCTATTAGGTCTCTTTGAAAGTAAAATAGAATTACAAAGTACCCTAGGCGAAGGCAGTTCCTTCATTTTTGAAATCGATATGAAAAGTAAGGAGGAACTCATGGACGAGGTAGTCTTTGAAATTACAAAAGGGGAATATGATTTCAAGGGGCTTCACATCATGGTTGTTGAGGATAATAAGATCAATCAGGTAATAACCAAGAAAATGCTCAACAAAAAGGAAATTACTTGCGACATTGCAAGTAGTGGCGAAGAGGCGGTAATGTTGGCCAAAGAAAACACATATGATGCCATATTGATGGATATCCATATGCCAGGAATTAGCGGTGAAGAGGCAACAATACAAATTAGAACGTTCGACCAAACAACCCCCATAATAGCTTTAACAGCCATCTCTTTGGACGATAGCGTAGAAAGCTTCTATGCCGCGGGTTGTAACGATGTGGTAACAAAACCCTTTAAACCGGAGATTTTCTATCAAAAAATAGGGGAAAATATTTTTGATAAAAAGATTAGGACCTCGCTGTCATAA
- the lpxK gene encoding tetraacyldisaccharide 4'-kinase, producing the protein MQLLRKLLFPFSLVYALVVYLRNFLYDIGLFSSQKFDVPIVCIGNLSVGGTGKTPMTEFLLELLKPHYKIAVLSRGYKRKSKGFLIADANVTVENLGDEPYQIHQKFADVTVAVDANRREGIRLLTNSVKPELIVLDDAFQHRKVTPHVSVLLTSYGDLYVDDWYLPTGNLRDSKNAAQRANFIIVTKCPPNLNEEEQNHIAQKLKHGIDQKVLFSCLAYDGILYGLSNQIKMDALKDKKFTLVTGIANPAPLILHLKSQGFTFEHLAFKDHHFFTQKEIGFLSKKELIVTTEKDYMRLKGHLSNLSYLRVSHRFIGDGKKIIFDALSQFMTARS; encoded by the coding sequence ATGCAACTTTTAAGAAAACTTCTGTTTCCATTTTCTTTGGTCTACGCCCTTGTGGTTTACTTGCGGAACTTCCTGTATGACATTGGTCTTTTTTCCTCCCAAAAATTTGATGTGCCCATTGTGTGCATTGGTAATTTAAGTGTTGGTGGTACTGGAAAAACCCCTATGACCGAGTTCTTATTGGAGCTATTGAAGCCTCATTATAAAATAGCGGTTTTGAGTAGGGGCTATAAGCGCAAATCCAAGGGGTTTTTAATCGCTGACGCCAATGTTACTGTCGAAAATCTTGGGGATGAACCTTATCAGATACATCAAAAATTCGCGGATGTTACCGTCGCAGTAGATGCAAATAGGAGGGAGGGAATCCGCTTATTGACCAATAGCGTAAAACCGGAACTCATTGTTTTGGACGATGCTTTCCAACACAGAAAAGTAACACCTCATGTTTCCGTTTTATTGACATCCTATGGGGATCTGTATGTGGATGATTGGTATTTGCCCACTGGTAATCTGAGGGATAGCAAAAATGCCGCGCAACGGGCCAATTTTATAATTGTGACCAAATGTCCTCCAAATTTAAATGAGGAAGAACAAAATCATATTGCACAGAAACTGAAACATGGAATTGACCAAAAAGTACTCTTTAGCTGCTTGGCATATGATGGGATTTTATATGGTCTGTCAAACCAAATAAAAATGGATGCGCTGAAAGATAAAAAATTCACATTGGTCACAGGAATCGCCAATCCTGCTCCACTAATACTACATTTAAAGTCCCAAGGATTTACTTTTGAGCATTTGGCCTTTAAGGACCATCACTTTTTTACCCAAAAGGAAATCGGTTTTCTCAGTAAAAAGGAATTGATAGTCACCACTGAAAAGGACTATATGCGATTGAAAGGTCATCTATCCAACCTTTCTTATTTGCGCGTAAGCCATCGGTTTATTGGAGATGGCAAGAAAATTATTTTTGATGCCTTATCACAATTTATGACAGCGAGGTCCTAA
- a CDS encoding Nif3-like dinuclear metal center hexameric protein: MTVKSVAQILEELAPLEHAEDFDNVGLLVGDSAMEISGILVTLDTLESVVDEAIANHCNLIVSFHPIIFSGLKKITGKNYVERTVIKAIQNNIAIYAIHTALDNTFNGVNAKICEVLGLGSTKILIPKKDTIRKLTTYIPSAEADNLKEKLFKAGAGNIGNYSNCSFALEGTGSYKAGEHSNPTIGEIGKTHFEKETMINVTYLKSSENNVLNALMKHHPYEEIAYEVYSLENQNQNIGMGMIGELNEAIPELSFLRHLKKTMGAQVVRHSVLRNKPVKKVAVLGGSGAFAIGAAKAAGADVFVTADVKYHQFYEAENEMVIADIGHFETEQFTKNLLVDYLTKKIPNFAIHLSESITNPIKYF, encoded by the coding sequence ATGACGGTTAAATCGGTTGCCCAAATCCTAGAAGAACTAGCCCCTTTGGAACACGCGGAGGATTTTGACAATGTAGGCCTTTTGGTGGGCGACAGTGCCATGGAGATTAGCGGAATTTTAGTGACCTTAGATACTTTGGAATCTGTAGTGGACGAGGCGATTGCAAACCATTGCAATCTCATTGTTAGTTTTCATCCGATTATTTTTAGCGGATTAAAAAAGATTACCGGCAAAAACTATGTGGAACGCACCGTTATAAAAGCGATTCAAAACAATATTGCAATTTATGCCATCCACACGGCCCTGGATAATACTTTTAACGGTGTCAATGCAAAGATTTGTGAGGTCTTGGGTCTTGGCAGCACCAAGATACTGATACCCAAAAAAGATACGATCAGAAAACTTACCACCTATATCCCATCCGCGGAAGCGGACAATCTCAAAGAAAAACTTTTCAAGGCCGGAGCTGGAAACATTGGAAACTATAGTAATTGCAGCTTCGCGCTTGAGGGGACCGGCAGTTACAAAGCAGGCGAACACAGTAATCCTACGATAGGGGAAATAGGAAAGACCCACTTTGAGAAGGAAACCATGATCAATGTGACCTATCTTAAGTCTTCGGAAAATAATGTTTTGAATGCCCTAATGAAACACCATCCCTACGAAGAAATAGCCTATGAAGTGTATTCCTTGGAAAACCAAAACCAAAATATTGGCATGGGAATGATAGGTGAGTTGAATGAAGCCATACCGGAATTATCCTTTTTAAGGCATTTAAAAAAGACAATGGGCGCCCAGGTTGTAAGGCATTCGGTACTACGGAACAAACCCGTTAAAAAAGTAGCGGTTTTAGGAGGTAGTGGGGCATTTGCCATTGGAGCGGCGAAAGCTGCAGGAGCCGATGTTTTCGTGACCGCCGACGTTAAATACCATCAGTTTTATGAAGCCGAAAATGAAATGGTGATTGCGGACATTGGACACTTTGAAACTGAGCAATTTACAAAAAACCTTTTAGTTGATTATCTTACGAAAAAAATTCCTAATTTTGCAATCCATTTATCGGAAAGTATAACAAATCCTATCAAGTATTTTTAA